A section of the Candidatus Eisenbacteria bacterium genome encodes:
- a CDS encoding DUF1810 domain-containing protein, with protein sequence MEDEYDLGRFIAAQDECYEQALAEIRHGQKRTHWMWYVFPQLDGLAHSSTSKRYAIKSLQEARAYLDHPVLGPRLMECMEAVLCIEGRTAKQIFGSPDDLKLRSCATLFASLQPSGSMFHRLLGKYYQGEPDARTLQRLGTRRET encoded by the coding sequence ATGGAAGACGAATACGATCTTGGCCGTTTCATTGCTGCGCAGGACGAATGCTACGAGCAGGCCCTCGCAGAGATCAGGCATGGTCAGAAGCGCACCCACTGGATGTGGTACGTGTTTCCGCAGCTTGACGGACTGGCCCACAGCTCGACCTCCAAGCGATACGCGATCAAGAGTCTCCAGGAGGCGAGGGCGTATCTCGATCATCCGGTGCTGGGACCGAGGTTGATGGAGTGCATGGAAGCCGTCCTTTGCATCGAGGGCCGGACAGCGAAGCAGATCTTCGGTTCGCCAGACGACCTGAAGCTCAGATCGTGCGCGACGTTGTTCGCGTCCCTGCAACCGAGCGGTTCGATGTTTCATCGCTTGCTCGGGAAGTATTACCAAGGTGAACCGGACGCGAGGACTCTGCAGAGACTGGGGACCCGGCGGGAGACCTAG